The Xyrauchen texanus isolate HMW12.3.18 chromosome 28, RBS_HiC_50CHRs, whole genome shotgun sequence genome has a segment encoding these proteins:
- the LOC127622085 gene encoding toll-like receptor 5: MEYTLLPTILGLCIITQVVKCNSVCSINGYSANCIDRGLHHVPELPIYIHTVDLSLNNIAELDETSFSRLEGLQVLRMEQQTPGLVIRNNTFRRLYNLIYLQLGYNHMLQLEKGAFNGLSNLQILSLTQCSLDDSILSGDFLKPLVSLEVLVLRGNKMERIQPAPFFLNMRSFHILDLSRTIIKSICEEDLLSFQGKHFTLLKLSSVRLQEMNEYWSGWDKCGNPFKNMSITILDLSSNGFAVNMAQRFFDNIRGTKIQSLILSNSYSMGSSFGHNNLKNPDKFTFKGLEESAIKIFDLSQSNIIALSNSLFNMSDLEELTLANNLITEVENNAFVGLTNLLKLNLSHNHLGDIDSETFQNLQKLELLDLSYNNIKVLGEKSFQGLQNLLNLNLTGNHLESVHEFATLPNLEKLYLGNNRITSLSNLPNMAKNLTTLDLEMNNLKALSDLYTILREFPQIVNIFLQGNTFRNCYTPKQTVLSDKLKLLHLGLSTMQLIWSQGQCLDVFNNLHQLEQLSLYANGLQSLPKNIFKDLTSLNFLDLSFNSLKYLPNGIFPKSLQILNLEYNSIYSLDPNVLSTLSYLSLLQNQFRCDCNLRDFQTWLNQTNVILVHPIEDVTCASPEDQYMVPVLTSNIQCEDDVEDETTEKLRLVLFICCTTLIILLMTIAIVYVCSRGYVFKLYKRLITKLVDGKRKDPEPDKFLYDVYLCFSSNDMKWVERALLKRLDSQFSKHNVLHCCFEERDFIPGEDHLSNMRNAIQSSRKTLCVVSEHFLKDGWCLETFTLANKRMEDEFKDILVVLVVGNIPQYRLLKYKQVRSYIENRRYLLWPDDSQDLEWFYDQLLHTIRKDTKIKQTNTELKGKEIETKPEAVNVHAITAV; this comes from the coding sequence catactgtggaTTTGAGTTTAAACAACATTGCTGAACTCGACGAAACATCCTTTTCTCGTCTCGAAGGTCTACAAGTCCTCAGGATGGAGCAACAAACACCAGGACTTGTGATCAGAAACAATACATTCAGAAGACTCTACAATCTAATATATCTTCAGCTGGGCTACAACCACATGCTTCAATTGGAGAAAGGAGCTTTTAATGGATTATCCAACCTtcaaattctctctctcacacagtgcAGTTTAGATGACTCCATCCTGTCTGGTGACTTCCTCAAACCTCTGGTGTCTCTTGAGGTGCTTGTCTTGCGTGGTAATAAAATGGAGAGAATCCAGCCGGCCCCGTTCTTTTTAAACATGAGAAGTTTCCACATACTGGATCTCTCTCGCACAATCATCAAGAGTATCTGTGAGGAGGACCTCCTCAGCTTTCAGGGTAAACACTTCACTCTTCTAAAACTGTCTTCAGTGAGACTGCAAGAGATGAATGAGTACTGGTCAGGATGGGACAAGTGCGGAAACCCATTTAAGAACATGTCTATAACTATATTGGATCTGTCTAGTAATGGCTTCGCTGTTAACATGGCGCAGCGGTTTTTTGATAACATCAGGGGTaccaaaatacaaagtcttatTCTCAGTAACAGCTACAGCATGGGCAGTTCTTTTGGCCATAACAACTTGAAAAATCCAGACAAATTCACATTCAAGGGTCTCGAGGAGAGTGCCATTAAGATTTTCGATCTGTCTCAATCAAATATCATTGCTCTGTCCAATTCATTATTTAACATGTCAGATCTAGAAGAGCTTACTTTAGCCAATAATCTGATCACGGAGGTTGAAAACAATGCATTTGTGGGGTTGACAAATTTACTAAAGCTAAACCTGTCTCATAACCACCTTGGTGATATTGATTCGGAAACATTTCAGAATCTACAGAAACTTGAGCTGCTTGATTTGTCTTACAACAATATAAAGGTGCTTGGAGAGAAGTCATTTCAAGGGCTCCAAAATTTGCTCAACCTGAATTTAACAGGAAATCATCTCGAATCTGTACATGAATTCGCAACCCTTCCAAACCTGGAGAAGCTCTACTTGGGTAACAACAGAATTACGTCTTTGTCCAACTTACCCAACATGGCTAAAAATCTCACAACCCTTGATTTGGAAATGAACAACTTAAAAGCCTTGTCAGATCTGTACACAATTCTACGGGAATTTCCACAAATTGTAAATATCTTTCTTCAAGGGAACACGTTTCGGAATTGTTATACTCCAAAACAAACGGTGCTTTCAGACAAACTAAAGCTCCTTCATCTTGGGCTTTCAACTATGCAGCTTATCTGGTCACAAGGACAATGTTTAGATGTGTTTAACAATCTTCACCAGTTAGAACAGCTCTCTCTTTATGCCAACGGGCTGCAGTCGCTCcctaaaaacattttcaaagaccTTACCTCTCTGAACTTTTTAGATTTGTCCTTCAACTCTTTGAAGTACCTTCCCAATGGTATATTCCCTAAAAGTCTACAAATCCTAAATCTTGAATATAATTCGATTTATTCATTGGATCCAAATGTCTTGAGCACCCTCTCTTACCTCAGCCTGCTACAAAACCAGTTTCGCTGCGATTGCAACCTACGGGATTTCCAAACATGGCTAAATCAAACTAATGTAATCCTTGTACATCCCATTGAGGATGTGACGTGTGCCAGTCCTGAGGATCAGTACATGGTTCCTGTGTTGACATCAAACATACAATGTGAGGATGACGTGGAAGATGAGACTACTGAAAAACTGAGGCTTGTACTTTTCATCTGCTGTACCACATTGATTATATTACTCATGACCATTGCCATCGTTTACGTCTGTAGTCGTGGCTACGTCTTCAAGCTTTACAAACGACTGATTACCAAACTTGTGGACGGCAAGCGAAAGGATCCTGAACCTGACAAATTCTTGTACGATGTGTATCTTTGCTTCAGTTCCAATGATATGAAATGGGTGGAGAGAGCGCTGTTGAAGAGACTCGACTCTCAGTTTTCCAAACACAATGTACTCCACTGTTGCTTCGAGGAGCGAGACTTCATACCCGGAGAGGACCATCTTTCCAACATGCGAAACGCTATCCAGAGTAGTCGCAAAACGCTCTGTGTGGTGTCTGAACATTTTCTGAAGGACGGCTGGTGCTTGGAAACCTTCACCCTGGCCAATAAAAGGATGGAGGATGAGTTTAAAGACATTCTGGTGGTGTTGGTTGTGGGGAACATACCCCAGTACAGGTTACTGAAGTACAAACAAGTGAGATCTTACATTGAGAACAGGAGATACCTTCTTTGGCCCGATGACAGTCAGGACTTAGAGTGGTTTTATGACCAGCTTTTACACACAATCAGAAAAGACACCAAGATTAAGCAAACAAATACTGAATTAAAAGGCAAGGAGATTGAAACAAAGCCTGAAGCTGTTAATGTTCATGCAATCACTGCTGTGTAA